In Effusibacillus pohliae DSM 22757, one genomic interval encodes:
- a CDS encoding peptidylprolyl isomerase, with amino-acid sequence MSKTNRWKTIAAAFTLCAALTGCSGNTADTSGPVVATYNGGEVYQGEFQKQYNIRHELMAELDQAKGQSKQDFLEEYVLYQKVMVAKAKEADVKVDPNQVNAMLQQYKDMLTQFAYGGDQKKLNDQMKKLGIQDQDIKALVENSLYAQQFQLTKLMPDDKLKKFYEENKSAFRSATVYHILTKTKEDAVKAKQRVLNGEDFAKVAKEVSIDPTAKENGGKMEGLLSQYVDPFREAAASIEVGKLSDPVQTEYGFHILKVEKRGDPEPFDTVKEDLKQMYFKKNEKALETEWNSYMDELKKNANIKITLPADSR; translated from the coding sequence ATGTCTAAAACCAACCGATGGAAAACAATTGCGGCAGCGTTCACCTTATGTGCCGCGTTGACCGGATGTTCCGGCAACACGGCCGACACGTCGGGTCCGGTGGTCGCCACCTACAACGGCGGTGAGGTGTATCAGGGCGAATTTCAAAAGCAGTACAACATCCGGCATGAGCTGATGGCTGAATTGGATCAGGCGAAAGGGCAGAGCAAGCAGGATTTTCTCGAAGAGTATGTGCTGTACCAAAAGGTGATGGTGGCGAAGGCGAAGGAAGCGGACGTCAAGGTGGACCCGAACCAGGTGAATGCCATGCTGCAGCAGTATAAGGACATGCTGACGCAATTTGCGTACGGCGGCGACCAAAAAAAGCTGAACGACCAGATGAAGAAACTCGGCATCCAGGACCAGGATATCAAGGCGCTGGTGGAGAATTCCCTGTATGCGCAACAGTTCCAGCTAACGAAACTGATGCCTGACGACAAGCTGAAAAAATTCTATGAGGAAAACAAATCGGCTTTTCGCAGCGCAACCGTCTATCATATCCTGACGAAAACCAAAGAAGACGCGGTGAAAGCGAAGCAGCGCGTGTTAAACGGCGAAGACTTCGCAAAGGTGGCGAAGGAAGTGTCGATTGACCCGACTGCGAAAGAAAACGGCGGCAAAATGGAAGGGCTGCTCAGCCAATATGTCGATCCGTTCCGGGAAGCAGCGGCGAGCATCGAAGTCGGCAAACTGTCTGATCCGGTGCAGACCGAATACGGATTCCATATTCTGAAAGTGGAAAAACGTGGCGATCCGGAACCGTTTGACACGGTTAAAGAAGACCTGAAACAGATGTATTTCAAAAAGAATGAAAAAGCGCTGGAAACCGAATGGAACAGCTACATGGACGAGTTGAAGAAAAACGCCAACATCAAAATCACATTGCCGGCCGACTCGAGATAA
- the mfd gene encoding transcription-repair coupling factor, translating into MHPLVDLIRSDPDFQSILKGFEGTLSEQWAAGISGSARHLYIAALRACLLQPLLIVTHNLQQAQQVYEDLSELLGSEEVHLFPDRELSYLDILAYSPEQAAARLGVLESLARGKASVVIAPIAAVHQSLPAKETFVGAAIHVKVGDEIRLEELIERLLYLGYERVEMVESKGEFSVRGGILDIFPLTMDMGVRIEFFDIEVDSIRLFDPTTQRSTEKLDSVSLWPIREILVRPEQLQALADELQQRLEAHKKKIRDASLAEKLDQHISREIEQMREGIPFSGLIRYAHLVDPQSANLLDYMPSNTILVLDEPTRLRESIQMLEKEQAEWETAALEHGEILPGIIPAVDRSKLFVGKRWRRLFLSLFPRSIPGVPLHQLVNISAKAGQNFHGQMPVLKAELERWHRSNVRVVFLAANAERAERLQRVLEDYGMQADRVSSLAGIGKRPVILQANLANGFELVSFKLAVITENEVFAAKRKAKKMKALSDAQKLKSYQDLKVGDYVVHVNHGIGQYLGIETLVIDGNHKDYLHIKYKGKDKLYVPVEQIDLIQKYVGAEEKEPKLYSLGGNEWARVKSKVQNSVKDIAQDLIKLYAARQATPGHAFSPDTHWQREFEAMFPYDETPDQLKAIEEIKKDMEKPRPMDRLLCGDVGYGKTEVAIRAAFKAVMDGKQVAVLVPTTILAQQHYETFKERCAGFPVRVEVVSRFRTQAQMKEVTKGLADGTVDIVIGTHRLLNKSIKFKDLGLLIIDEEQRFGVTHKEKIKQLKNHIDCLTLTATPIPRTLHMSMLGIRDLSVIETPPENRFPVQTYVVEYSDILVREAIEREMGRGGQVYFLYNKVKDIDSMAERIRALVPDAKVLVGHGQMGEEELERVMLDFLEGRADVLVSTTIIETGIDIPNVNTLIVYDADHLGLSQLYQLRGRVGRSNRIAYAYFTYQRDKVLTEVAEKRLQAIKEFTELGSGFKIAMRDLAIRGAGNLLGAEQHGFIASVGFDLYSNMLAEAIQELKGEKKETPPEPQVELAADAYIPSEYIADTMQKIEIYKKFVAARTLSDIQDLEEEIEDRFGDIPQPVRNLLTVTRIKAYAIQYDFTSLVQEGHDIVMKLSERQNARIHGEKLFALTQQFPDRLKLMAGTHITITLRAKGLKGPEMLEMVEKFLVAYKGVLKNQEELQNV; encoded by the coding sequence TTGCATCCGTTGGTTGATTTAATTCGGTCCGATCCGGATTTTCAGTCGATCCTGAAAGGGTTTGAAGGAACCTTGTCAGAACAGTGGGCGGCGGGAATCAGCGGTTCCGCGCGACATTTGTATATTGCCGCGTTGCGCGCCTGTTTGTTGCAGCCTTTGCTGATTGTCACGCACAATCTGCAGCAGGCCCAACAAGTCTATGAAGATTTGTCGGAACTGCTTGGCAGCGAGGAAGTTCATCTGTTTCCCGACCGCGAATTGTCCTATCTTGATATTCTGGCCTACTCTCCTGAACAGGCGGCCGCAAGGCTGGGCGTATTGGAGTCGCTTGCAAGAGGCAAAGCGTCCGTCGTGATCGCTCCGATTGCGGCTGTCCATCAGTCTTTGCCGGCTAAAGAAACTTTTGTTGGTGCTGCTATACATGTAAAGGTCGGCGATGAGATCCGCCTGGAAGAACTGATTGAACGACTGCTGTATTTGGGCTATGAGCGGGTGGAGATGGTTGAATCGAAAGGCGAGTTCTCGGTTCGCGGAGGCATCCTCGACATTTTTCCGCTGACGATGGACATGGGCGTGCGGATCGAATTTTTTGATATTGAAGTGGATTCGATCCGTCTGTTTGATCCGACCACGCAACGCTCCACCGAAAAATTGGACAGTGTGTCACTCTGGCCAATTCGCGAAATTCTCGTGCGGCCGGAACAGCTGCAGGCGTTGGCCGATGAACTGCAGCAGCGGCTGGAAGCGCACAAGAAAAAGATCCGCGACGCCTCGCTCGCGGAAAAATTGGATCAGCACATCAGCCGGGAAATCGAGCAAATGCGGGAGGGCATTCCGTTTTCCGGACTGATTCGCTATGCGCATCTCGTCGATCCGCAATCGGCCAATTTGCTCGATTACATGCCGTCAAACACGATTCTTGTATTGGATGAACCGACCCGCCTCCGGGAGTCGATTCAGATGCTCGAGAAGGAACAGGCGGAATGGGAGACGGCCGCGCTCGAACACGGCGAAATCCTGCCAGGCATCATCCCGGCTGTCGACCGCAGCAAGCTCTTTGTCGGCAAACGCTGGCGACGCCTCTTCTTGTCGCTGTTCCCGCGGAGCATTCCGGGTGTTCCGCTGCACCAACTGGTGAACATATCCGCCAAGGCGGGGCAGAACTTCCACGGGCAGATGCCCGTTTTAAAAGCGGAGCTGGAGCGCTGGCACCGGTCAAACGTGCGGGTTGTGTTTCTGGCCGCGAACGCGGAACGGGCGGAGCGTCTGCAACGGGTACTCGAGGACTACGGGATGCAGGCCGACCGGGTGAGCAGCCTTGCGGGGATAGGGAAGCGGCCGGTGATTTTGCAGGCCAATCTGGCGAACGGTTTTGAGCTGGTGTCGTTCAAGCTGGCCGTGATCACCGAGAACGAGGTATTTGCCGCCAAGCGCAAAGCGAAAAAAATGAAAGCGCTGTCCGATGCCCAGAAGTTGAAAAGCTACCAGGACCTGAAAGTGGGCGACTATGTGGTGCACGTCAACCACGGGATCGGACAGTACCTGGGGATCGAAACACTGGTCATTGACGGGAATCACAAAGACTACCTGCACATCAAATACAAGGGAAAGGACAAACTGTACGTCCCGGTCGAGCAGATCGACCTGATCCAAAAATATGTCGGGGCGGAAGAGAAGGAACCGAAGCTGTATTCGCTTGGCGGCAACGAATGGGCGCGGGTCAAGTCGAAAGTCCAGAATTCGGTGAAGGACATTGCCCAAGACTTGATCAAATTGTATGCCGCCCGGCAAGCGACGCCCGGCCATGCGTTTAGCCCGGACACCCATTGGCAGCGGGAATTTGAAGCGATGTTCCCGTATGACGAAACGCCCGATCAGCTGAAAGCGATCGAGGAAATCAAGAAAGATATGGAAAAGCCGCGGCCGATGGACCGGCTGCTGTGCGGAGATGTCGGCTACGGCAAAACGGAAGTGGCGATTCGCGCCGCGTTCAAAGCGGTGATGGACGGAAAGCAGGTGGCCGTGCTGGTGCCCACCACCATTTTGGCGCAGCAGCATTATGAAACGTTCAAGGAACGATGTGCCGGCTTTCCGGTGCGGGTGGAAGTGGTTTCCCGCTTTCGCACGCAAGCGCAGATGAAAGAGGTGACGAAGGGGCTGGCGGACGGAACGGTCGACATCGTGATCGGCACCCACCGCCTGTTGAACAAGAGCATCAAGTTCAAGGATCTCGGTCTTTTGATTATCGACGAGGAGCAGCGGTTCGGAGTCACCCACAAGGAAAAAATTAAACAGTTGAAAAATCATATTGATTGCCTTACGCTTACAGCAACCCCCATTCCCAGAACGCTGCACATGTCGATGCTGGGCATCCGCGATTTGTCGGTGATCGAGACGCCGCCGGAAAACCGCTTTCCCGTTCAGACGTACGTGGTGGAGTACAGCGACATCCTGGTGCGGGAAGCGATTGAGCGGGAGATGGGACGCGGCGGACAAGTTTATTTTCTCTATAACAAAGTGAAAGATATCGACAGCATGGCGGAACGTATCCGGGCGCTGGTGCCTGACGCGAAAGTGCTCGTCGGACACGGCCAGATGGGAGAGGAAGAGCTGGAACGGGTGATGCTCGATTTTCTCGAAGGGCGGGCCGATGTGCTTGTATCGACGACGATCATTGAGACGGGCATCGACATCCCGAACGTCAACACGCTGATCGTCTACGATGCGGATCATCTGGGACTCTCCCAGTTGTATCAGCTCCGCGGGCGGGTCGGCCGTTCCAACCGGATCGCTTATGCCTATTTTACCTACCAGCGGGACAAGGTCCTGACCGAAGTGGCGGAGAAGCGGCTGCAGGCGATCAAGGAGTTTACGGAACTTGGTTCCGGTTTCAAGATCGCGATGCGGGACTTGGCGATCCGCGGAGCAGGCAACCTGCTCGGGGCGGAACAGCACGGCTTTATTGCGTCGGTCGGATTCGATCTGTATTCCAACATGTTGGCGGAAGCGATTCAGGAGTTGAAGGGCGAGAAGAAGGAAACGCCGCCGGAACCGCAGGTCGAGCTGGCTGCGGACGCGTACATTCCGAGCGAGTATATCGCGGACACGATGCAAAAGATCGAGATTTACAAAAAATTTGTGGCGGCCCGTACTCTCTCTGACATCCAGGACCTGGAGGAGGAGATTGAGGACCGGTTCGGCGATATTCCGCAGCCGGTGCGCAATCTGCTGACCGTCACGCGGATCAAGGCGTATGCGATCCAGTATGATTTTACGTCGCTCGTGCAGGAAGGCCATGATATCGTGATGAAATTGTCGGAACGGCAAAACGCGCGGATTCACGGCGAAAAACTGTTTGCGCTCACCCAGCAGTTTCCGGATCGTTTGAAGCTGATGGCGGGGACGCACATTACCATCACTTTGCGCGCCAAAGGGCTGAAAGGACCCGAGATGCTGGAAATGGTGGAAAAATTTCTGGTCGCCTACAAAGGAGTCCTAAAAAATCAGGAGGAATTGCAGAATGTCTAA
- a CDS encoding anti-sigma-F factor Fin, translating into MQFIYVCRHCRSYLGRVDHGRVDETRLGFTSLTAEEQADIITYNSDEDVAYVKTICDYCQEAIEAHPELVLLENPLQ; encoded by the coding sequence GTGCAATTCATCTATGTGTGCAGACATTGCCGATCGTATTTGGGCAGAGTCGATCACGGCCGGGTGGACGAAACGAGGCTCGGGTTCACTTCCTTGACGGCGGAAGAGCAGGCCGATATAATAACGTATAATTCGGATGAGGATGTTGCATACGTGAAAACGATTTGCGATTATTGCCAGGAAGCGATCGAAGCGCATCCGGAACTGGTGCTGCTGGAAAATCCGCTGCAATGA
- the pth gene encoding aminoacyl-tRNA hydrolase, giving the protein MRIVIGLGNPGKEYEGTRHNVGFMVIDELANALGIDVRKSKCQALYGEGTYQGEKIVLVKPMTYMNLSGQAVRQVLDWYKPDASEWVVVYDDMDLPLGKIRLRVKGGAGGHNGIKSIISCVGTQDFLRIRVGIDRPDPGVTVVDHVLSAFCKEQRPLVEQAIRNAASALQTYIEDSFQTAMNRHNS; this is encoded by the coding sequence GTGCGAATCGTAATCGGTTTGGGCAATCCTGGAAAAGAATATGAAGGTACCCGGCACAATGTGGGGTTTATGGTGATAGACGAGCTGGCGAACGCGCTCGGCATCGACGTGCGCAAAAGCAAGTGTCAGGCTCTGTACGGGGAAGGCACGTATCAGGGTGAGAAAATTGTGCTGGTCAAGCCGATGACCTATATGAACCTGAGCGGGCAAGCGGTGCGGCAGGTGTTGGATTGGTACAAGCCGGATGCAAGCGAATGGGTGGTGGTGTACGATGACATGGATCTTCCCTTGGGCAAAATCCGGCTGCGCGTCAAGGGAGGCGCGGGCGGGCACAATGGGATCAAGTCGATCATATCCTGTGTGGGAACGCAGGATTTTCTGCGGATCCGGGTCGGCATCGACCGTCCCGATCCGGGAGTCACCGTCGTCGATCATGTACTGTCCGCTTTTTGCAAAGAACAGCGCCCGCTGGTTGAACAGGCGATCCGGAACGCGGCGTCCGCTTTGCAAACCTACATCGAAGACAGCTTTCAAACGGCGATGAACCGTCACAATTCATGA
- a CDS encoding sigma-70 family RNA polymerase sigma factor — protein MSLDPNAFASLDLNALALKAKTCEDAFQETLKRVEPMCRRIAYRYACWMADRDEIFQWARIEVWNAVKSFEPGKMSFFSYCKLTVENHIKSRLRRLYGQANVPNRTAMRLDGPTVNEDGVACDTSYLEGVIENPGKSTYQILLRKDSLQNIRTILKNENLTPLEYNCLVLFYFEECSHLEIQNILELPSRKAVDNALTRVRRKLAKNQQLQEIFEVLSAQAAM, from the coding sequence ATGTCTCTGGATCCAAACGCTTTCGCATCTCTGGATTTGAATGCTCTTGCGCTAAAAGCCAAAACCTGTGAGGATGCGTTTCAGGAAACGTTGAAGCGCGTGGAACCGATGTGCCGCCGAATCGCTTATCGCTATGCGTGCTGGATGGCGGATCGGGACGAGATTTTTCAGTGGGCAAGGATTGAGGTCTGGAATGCAGTGAAGTCGTTTGAACCCGGCAAGATGTCATTCTTCTCTTATTGTAAACTGACAGTGGAGAATCACATCAAATCGCGGCTTCGCCGATTGTATGGACAAGCCAATGTGCCAAACCGGACGGCGATGCGGTTGGATGGTCCTACGGTAAACGAAGACGGCGTTGCCTGCGATACATCATATCTTGAGGGAGTTATCGAAAACCCCGGCAAGTCTACATATCAGATCCTGCTGCGCAAAGACTCCTTGCAAAACATTCGTACAATCCTGAAAAACGAAAACCTGACGCCGCTGGAGTACAATTGCCTGGTGCTGTTCTACTTTGAAGAATGCAGTCACCTGGAAATCCAGAATATTTTGGAACTTCCCAGTCGGAAAGCGGTCGATAACGCATTGACCCGCGTCCGTCGCAAGCTGGCGAAAAATCAACAACTGCAAGAGATTTTCGAAGTACTCAGCGCCCAGGCGGCGATGTGA
- a CDS encoding 50S ribosomal protein L25: MEQVAIRGRIRTKLTKGERNRIRREGGVPAVLYGRNVESTPISIDADSFKTIAAQNGRGLVELDIEGIGRHHAIIHHIDRDPLNRQVLHIDFHAVSLDEPVDVEVPVYLNGLEAVEKRGGVIQQQMREVLVRALPVDVPEYLVEDISHMDIGNNLRVKDLQVPAKCEIKSDPEEVIVSVIAAKNAPPDTEIEPKEPDLVHDTEGEGVGAHEAPGAHD; this comes from the coding sequence GTGGAACAAGTTGCGATTCGAGGCAGAATTCGCACCAAACTGACGAAGGGGGAGCGAAACCGGATTCGCCGTGAGGGAGGGGTGCCGGCCGTGCTGTATGGCCGGAATGTCGAATCCACCCCGATTTCGATCGACGCCGACTCGTTCAAAACAATCGCCGCCCAGAACGGCCGTGGGCTGGTCGAATTGGACATTGAGGGAATCGGCCGGCACCACGCGATCATTCACCATATCGACCGCGATCCCTTGAATCGGCAGGTGCTGCACATCGATTTTCACGCAGTTTCTCTTGATGAGCCGGTTGACGTCGAAGTACCCGTATATCTAAATGGTCTGGAGGCAGTGGAGAAGCGGGGAGGGGTGATTCAGCAACAAATGCGGGAAGTGTTGGTGCGGGCGCTGCCGGTCGATGTGCCGGAGTATTTGGTGGAAGACATTTCGCACATGGACATCGGGAACAATTTGCGCGTGAAAGATCTGCAGGTTCCGGCAAAATGCGAGATCAAGTCCGACCCCGAGGAAGTCATTGTTTCCGTCATCGCAGCGAAAAATGCGCCGCCTGACACGGAAATCGAACCAAAGGAACCGGATTTGGTGCACGATACGGAAGGCGAGGGTGTGGGTGCGCACGAAGCACCTGGCGCCCACGACTGA
- a CDS encoding ribose-phosphate diphosphokinase, with protein MYRDKKLKVFTCNANPELAKEIVQHLGIELGVSHVTRFSDGEVRIKLEESVRGCDVFVIQPTSAPANEHLMELLIMVDALKRASAAGINVVIPYYGYARQDRKARARDPITAKLVANLVQTAGATRVVTMDLHAGQIQGFFDIPVDHLYAEPILADYFKSKNLQDVVVVSPDMGGVTRARSMAERLGAPIAIIDKRRPEPNVAEVMNVIGNIEGKTAIMIDDIIDTAGTITHGAKALIELGAREVYACCTHPVFSGPAIRRLNDSVIKEVVVTNSIPLADEKRSAKIVVRSVAKLIADAILRIHNEESVSLLFE; from the coding sequence GTGTATCGGGATAAAAAGCTGAAAGTGTTCACGTGCAACGCCAACCCGGAGTTGGCAAAAGAAATCGTGCAGCATCTGGGAATCGAACTGGGCGTTTCGCATGTGACCCGTTTTTCCGACGGCGAGGTTCGAATCAAACTGGAAGAAAGCGTGCGCGGCTGTGACGTGTTCGTCATCCAACCGACCTCCGCTCCCGCCAATGAGCATCTGATGGAGCTACTGATAATGGTCGATGCGCTGAAGCGGGCGTCGGCAGCCGGGATCAACGTGGTCATCCCGTATTACGGGTATGCCCGCCAAGACCGGAAAGCGCGGGCGCGCGATCCGATCACGGCCAAGCTGGTGGCGAATCTGGTCCAGACTGCCGGCGCCACCCGCGTGGTGACGATGGACCTGCATGCGGGGCAGATTCAGGGATTCTTTGACATCCCGGTCGATCACCTTTATGCAGAGCCGATTTTGGCTGACTATTTCAAGAGCAAAAATCTGCAGGACGTGGTCGTCGTGTCCCCCGACATGGGGGGCGTTACCCGGGCTCGCAGCATGGCGGAACGGCTCGGTGCTCCGATCGCGATCATAGACAAACGCCGCCCGGAACCGAACGTGGCCGAAGTGATGAACGTGATCGGGAACATTGAAGGAAAGACCGCGATTATGATCGATGACATCATCGATACGGCGGGAACGATTACGCACGGGGCGAAAGCGCTGATTGAACTCGGTGCGCGCGAAGTGTATGCGTGCTGCACACACCCTGTTTTTTCGGGTCCTGCCATCCGGCGCTTGAACGATTCTGTCATCAAGGAAGTCGTGGTGACCAACTCGATTCCGCTGGCCGACGAAAAGCGTTCAGCCAAAATCGTCGTCCGTTCCGTGGCGAAGTTGATCGCTGACGCGATCCTGCGAATCCACAACGAAGAATCGGTTTCCCTGCTGTTTGAATAG
- the glmU gene encoding bifunctional UDP-N-acetylglucosamine diphosphorylase/glucosamine-1-phosphate N-acetyltransferase GlmU, with the protein MSITAIVLAAGLGTRMKSQMHKVLHPICGKPMIRHLLDAQQAAGISRRIVVIGSFGDQLQAALQGEVEFVWQAEQLGTGHAVMQAVPLLEGEDGITLVCNGDTPLITAGSLTQLIALHRDQQAAATVLTGVVDNPFGYGRIIRGEDGSVLRIVEEKDASPNEKAVREINSGTFCFDTRSLVEALKSLTNENAQGEYYLTDCLDILRRQGKRVAACCVEDADEILNVNDRAQLAMVENILREKIRLQHMKNGVTLVDPATVYIDTDVVIGADTILHPGTILTGNTTIGRGCVIGPYTQIHNSTVGDESVVMQSVLLDSTFGTHVQIGPFAYVRPGSSVADKVKIGDFVEVKNSRIGESSKIPHLSYIGDADVGAGTNIGCGTITVNYDGVTKHRTVVGNNSFIGCNTNLVAPVMVGNDAYVAAGSTITDDVPDGALAIAREKQVVKEGYKSKLEAKLRERGPKK; encoded by the coding sequence ATGTCAATTACGGCCATTGTCCTGGCTGCAGGCCTTGGCACCCGCATGAAATCCCAAATGCACAAGGTTCTCCATCCGATATGCGGGAAACCGATGATTCGCCACCTGTTGGATGCCCAACAAGCGGCCGGCATCTCCCGCCGGATTGTGGTGATCGGGAGTTTCGGGGACCAGCTGCAAGCGGCGCTGCAAGGCGAAGTGGAATTTGTGTGGCAAGCGGAGCAATTGGGAACCGGACATGCGGTGATGCAGGCGGTTCCTTTGCTGGAGGGAGAGGACGGAATCACGCTGGTTTGCAACGGAGACACGCCGTTAATCACTGCCGGGAGCCTGACGCAACTGATCGCACTCCATCGGGACCAGCAAGCGGCCGCGACGGTGCTCACCGGCGTTGTGGACAACCCGTTCGGATATGGCCGCATCATTCGGGGCGAAGACGGTTCGGTCTTGCGGATCGTCGAGGAAAAAGACGCGTCTCCGAACGAAAAAGCGGTTCGTGAAATCAACTCGGGAACTTTCTGTTTTGATACCCGCTCGCTGGTCGAAGCGTTGAAATCGCTGACCAACGAGAATGCGCAAGGGGAATACTACCTGACGGATTGTCTGGACATCCTGCGGCGTCAAGGAAAACGGGTCGCCGCCTGCTGCGTTGAGGATGCGGACGAAATTCTGAATGTGAATGACCGGGCGCAGCTGGCGATGGTGGAAAACATCCTGCGCGAAAAAATCCGGCTGCAGCATATGAAAAACGGTGTCACACTGGTGGATCCGGCAACTGTCTACATCGATACGGACGTTGTAATCGGAGCCGATACGATCCTTCATCCCGGTACGATTTTGACGGGCAACACCACAATCGGCAGGGGGTGTGTGATCGGTCCGTATACGCAAATTCACAACAGCACGGTTGGGGATGAGAGCGTTGTCATGCAATCGGTGCTGCTCGATTCGACGTTTGGTACGCACGTCCAGATCGGGCCGTTCGCCTATGTCCGTCCCGGTTCGTCGGTGGCTGACAAAGTGAAAATCGGCGATTTTGTCGAAGTGAAAAATTCCAGAATCGGCGAAAGCAGTAAAATTCCCCACCTGTCCTACATCGGGGACGCGGATGTGGGAGCCGGAACGAATATCGGGTGCGGAACGATCACCGTCAATTACGATGGCGTTACCAAACACCGCACGGTTGTCGGCAACAACAGTTTTATCGGCTGCAACACCAACCTGGTGGCGCCGGTGATGGTTGGCAACGATGCGTACGTAGCGGCAGGCTCCACCATCACCGACGATGTGCCGGATGGAGCTTTGGCGATCGCACGGGAAAAACAGGTGGTCAAAGAGGGGTACAAGTCGAAATTAGAGGCCAAGTTGCGCGAGCGGGGCCCAAAAAAGTGA
- the spoVG gene encoding septation regulator SpoVG gives MQITDVRLRKVNTEGRMKAIASITIDHEFVIHDIRVIDGNNGLFVAMPSKRTPDGEFRDIAHPISSEARQKIQMAILDVYHRAEEVQEGA, from the coding sequence GTGCAAATCACCGATGTACGACTGCGCAAAGTGAACACGGAAGGACGCATGAAAGCGATCGCTTCGATCACGATTGATCATGAGTTTGTGATTCATGACATTCGTGTGATTGACGGAAACAACGGACTGTTTGTGGCGATGCCAAGCAAGCGCACGCCGGACGGAGAGTTCCGGGACATCGCCCATCCGATTTCATCGGAAGCCCGGCAGAAAATCCAAATGGCGATCCTGGACGTGTATCACCGGGCGGAGGAAGTGCAGGAAGGGGCATAA
- a CDS encoding RidA family protein, whose amino-acid sequence MDKKIISTTQAPAAIGPYSQAVQVGNLLFTSGQIPLTPEGELVTGDIEAQTRQVFKNLEAVLREAGCTFRDVVKATVFIADMNDFAKVNEVYAEYFGDNRPARSTVQVARLPKDVGVEIELIAVRA is encoded by the coding sequence ATGGATAAGAAAATCATTTCCACCACTCAGGCGCCGGCGGCGATCGGTCCCTATTCGCAGGCGGTGCAAGTCGGCAACCTGCTGTTTACCTCCGGTCAAATCCCGCTGACCCCGGAAGGGGAACTGGTGACCGGCGATATCGAGGCGCAAACCCGCCAAGTGTTCAAAAATCTGGAGGCGGTGCTGCGCGAGGCGGGCTGTACGTTCCGGGATGTCGTGAAAGCGACCGTCTTTATCGCGGATATGAACGATTTTGCGAAAGTGAATGAGGTGTACGCCGAGTATTTCGGCGACAACCGCCCGGCTCGCTCGACCGTGCAAGTTGCCCGCTTGCCGAAGGATGTGGGCGTGGAAATCGAACTGATCGCCGTCCGCGCGTAA
- the purR gene encoding pur operon repressor — protein sequence MRRSERIVRLTQTLLEQPYRLLSLTEMAEKLGSAKSSLSEDLAIIRDVLLKEGTGSLETQAGAAGGVRYIPGIPSRQMTDFVAEMCRLLADPDRILPGGYLYISDILGRPDVLDRAGRIFAHVFSGAGAEYVLTVETKGIPLAVSTARYLHVPTVVVRRDHRVTEGSAVSINYVSGSRRIQTMSLSRRSLPEHSKVLIIDDFMKAGGTAKAMTDMMKEFKAEVVGVGVFMSTSEPVPKLLDDYVALTVLSQVDELTREIHVVPGNFQLARKENSDG from the coding sequence TTGCGTAGAAGCGAACGTATCGTGCGATTGACACAAACCTTGCTGGAACAACCGTATCGCTTGCTGTCCCTGACCGAGATGGCGGAAAAATTGGGCTCCGCCAAATCGTCGTTATCGGAGGATCTGGCGATCATTCGGGACGTGTTGCTGAAGGAAGGCACCGGCTCGCTCGAAACGCAAGCAGGGGCGGCTGGCGGCGTCCGCTACATACCGGGCATCCCGTCGCGGCAGATGACCGATTTTGTGGCGGAGATGTGCAGGCTTTTGGCTGATCCGGACCGGATTTTGCCCGGCGGCTACCTGTATATCTCCGATATTTTGGGCAGGCCGGATGTGCTGGACAGGGCAGGCCGGATTTTTGCCCATGTATTCTCCGGGGCTGGCGCCGAGTACGTGCTGACGGTGGAAACAAAAGGAATTCCGCTGGCGGTGTCGACCGCTCGCTATCTGCACGTGCCAACCGTGGTTGTCAGGCGGGATCATCGGGTGACGGAGGGGTCGGCCGTCTCGATCAATTATGTGTCAGGTTCCCGGCGCATCCAAACGATGTCGTTGTCCCGACGTTCGCTGCCGGAGCATTCCAAGGTGTTGATCATCGATGATTTTATGAAAGCGGGCGGAACAGCGAAGGCCATGACCGACATGATGAAAGAGTTCAAGGCGGAGGTGGTCGGAGTCGGCGTGTTTATGTCCACTTCCGAGCCGGTGCCGAAACTGCTCGACGATTACGTGGCGCTCACCGTGTTGTCGCAAGTCGACGAATTGACCCGGGAAATTCACGTCGTACCGGGCAATTTTCAGCTCGCACGAAAGGAGAATTCGGATGGATAA